From the genome of Lonchura striata isolate bLonStr1 chromosome 18, bLonStr1.mat, whole genome shotgun sequence:
GTGCAGACAATTCACAGATGGAGCACCTCAGACAGTCTGGGCCAGCCCAGATTTCAAACTCATCCCAGGTCCTCCCTCGCAGCCAGAGACTGTCAGCACCTGGCCGCAGTGCTCACACAGGCCCACCTGGAGGAAGCACACAGAAACAGCAATTTTCAGCACAGCACTAAGAGTTTTACCTCTCCATCTAACTGGGAAAGGCAGAGAGGTGCAGGAACCCTCAGTGCTTCAAGCCCTGCCCATGTGCATGGCCCAGCAAAGCTGTTTTCCTCTGggactggctcctgcagccctgcttcCCACACAGGCGCTCCCGGAGCTGTACTCTGCCTCCACTGCGTAGTACACACAGCTCGTATCTCACACACACCTGAGAGTGGCTCGAATAAATACAGACATACATGTATTTATACATACGTGCACTTGTATCACAGAACATATAACACCCATGTAGCATAATAGATATTTTATATATCCATCTGTACATACATATATGTACAAAtgcatatacatacatatatttgtatatatacatatgtatatacatatatatgtgtgtttacacatatatatgcacacatacatatatattgaTGTGTGGGTATAGATCTGTTAATGTATACCTACATACCCATCTATCAACAATCCTATACATatctatatgtatatatatacatgcatatacatatatatacagaCATATCTATTAACATGGTTctaaacatacacacacatatacacatcTACATATTTACACACCATATACATAGTATGCATATACAGATATGCAGAGATATACATACATAAagatatacatacatacacatacacatagctgtatatacatttatatacaGACATATCTATTAATACAGTTCTATACATCCACATGCacatgtaaaaatatatatacatagtataaatatataaatatacatacatatatatacatttatatacaGACACATCTATTAATATGGTtctatacatatacatacatatatacaactatatgtacacatatatatacagaGATATAAACCTATATACACACAGATATACAtacatgtatatacatatatacacatatctATTAATACGGTTCTATACAtatgcatacatacatacatagtATACATATAGAGATATACACCTATATACATAAAGATAtacatacatgtatatatacatatctaTTAATACGGTTCTATAcatatgcatacatatataaaCCTATATGTACACATACATGTAGTAtacatatagatatatagatatacacacatatataaatacAGTTCTGTACCtatgcatacatatatacacctatatgtatacatacatatatacacagtATACATATAGAGGTATACACCTATATACATATAGATATACATACATGTATATACCGAAATTAAAACGGTTCTTTCCCtatgcatacatatatacatcTATACAGACACATGCATGTATAGATATACTcctatatacatatatatacacggATACATATATAAAAGCATACAATTCTATAcgtacacacatatatacatgcacacacagacataCGCCAGGCCTTTTTTCCCGGTGGGAAGGAGGTTCCCGCAGGAATCCGTAGcgcagcgcccggcccggcccggcggtgcCGGTACCCAGCGGTGcagctcggctcggcccggcccggcccggcggtgcCGGTACCCAGCGGtgcggctcggctcggcccggcccggcccggcgccgcccCGCGCACGCCCGGCCGCGGTttccgcccgccccgccccgcggcggAAGCGCtcgggccgcgccggggccgcgccggggccgcgccggggccgcgccggggccgcgccggggccgcgccggggccgcgccggggccgcgccggggccgcgccggggccgcgccggggccgcgccggggccgcgccggggccgcgccggggccgcccgggCTCGGCGGCGCTCGCTGCGGGCCCGCCGGTGatgccggccccgcgcccgcgcTGCCCCGCGCCCGGCCATGCTGCCCTGCGGGGCCGTGCTCTGGCGGCGGCTGCTCAGGAAGCGATGGGTCCTCGGCGTGGTCTTCGGGCTCTCGCTCGTTTATTTCATCAGCAGCACCTTCAAGCAGGTCAGTGCCGGCCCCGCACGCCGCGGGCTGGGGTAAAACGTGCCGTGTGCCACGGTGGCTGTCGTTCTTCAGGTGCTGTCAGCGCTCTCCTGGGTCGTGCTGCCGTAAGGGTGGCGTTATAGATACTTAATGGGGTTTAAAATAGGAATGGCCGATTCTGTGTTTGAACCAAAACTGGGAAAAGAAAGTCTCCGCTGGGTTTGGTGGGTGTTGTTGTTGTGTCTCTTGGGGGTGGTGATTCCACTGGCAAAGGGCTCATGAAAGAGAAATACGTTCAGCTGTGGTTATTTAATATAATGCCTGCTACTTTTGTGGTTGTAGTGACTGAGTTCAGCTGTGTTAGCTGATCCATGGTGAACTGGAATATCCTGACTTTACTGGACTGCATGTCTTCCTGTTGTGTATAGTGTGaagtatatatgtgtgtatatgcaTGTAGTATAAAATACTGCAAGTAGTAAATTGTTTGCACCGTTGATGCTAGAATTTCCTGTGCTATGGAGTTTACAACTACAAGGCATCATTAGTCCTGGGAGAGGCACGTGGATTGAAGTGGCAGGAGGAACTGGTATGTTTGGTGGCATTCCTGTTTTTCTTGCAGGAGGAGAGGATGGTGAGAGATCGGACTCTCCTCCAAGTGCAGGAGCATGAGCAGCCCATCATGTGGAAGGTGAAGTTCAGCTCGGGGAACAGCAGTCAGCTGAGCAACCAGTGCAGGAACTCTGTGCAGGGGAAGCTCCTCATTACAGATGAACTGGGTATGGTTGATATTTAGTTGAATTTATTCTGCATCTGGCACTGCTGAATGCTGTTTTGTCTGTCTGACTGCTGGTGGCACTTTGATGTAACAACTGCTGTTTATTAAGGCATTTTCACTCAGCCCTTGGCCTGCTCTCCTCTGGCTGCCTCGAtttccctgtggctgcagatgctgctgctttggTTCTGTGCACACCAGACTCAGGCCCAGGGCTGTGAGAGTGTGACTGTGACCACCTTAAAGCCAAAGAGTTCCAGTTACCTTTGCACAGAGCCCAGACATTGAGTCCTGCTCAATTTGCTGTGGTTGCTTGCAGAGCTCTTTGTGTCTCCCTGCAGTGTGCTCCTGCTGTCAGGGGAGTTAGGAGAGCAACTGAGGAAGCCTTGGCCGTGTACGGAggcagctcagggctggtgTAATTAGTGCTCAGGCACAGTTAATGAGCTTGTCTGACCCTTGTAAACCCAAGGTTATTAACCACTTGTTTGAAGCAGTAGAAGTTAAAGATTCTTTCCTGCCCTGCACTGTGCTTGTTGCTTAGACCTGGATCTTTCTTGGCCACAAATCAAGGCTATAGAAAACCCACTGCATCTTTGGTGATTTGCATCAATGTTAAATTTGGCACTGCCTGACTTAGTGCCAGTTCATAAGATCTCTAAAAATTACAGATCTCTCAGAGTCTAACACTGTGGTAGGACCATTTCCATAAGGATATACACCATATTTCTATACTGTTAAGGATTCTACTCAGCAATGAATATTACACTGTTCTGCATGGCTAAATCTAAGTCTCTTCATACTGAACTGTAAAGGAATTATCCAGACACAGCCCCGTTGTAAAAACATGGGTTTTTTGCAATATAATCAATGCCAATCTCATTCCCTCTTTCACAACAAAGAACTGTGccccaaaaaaattcagaatttaaatAATCTGCATTTAAATACTCCTGGTGTATATACAACACGTATTAGAGCAGGATGTGGTATCTGTGCAGATAACACCAGGCTGTCTGAAACACTGACACTGCTCTCCATTTCAAAGAGTGGCTGCATAGGACTGAGGGGGATCATCATCTACTAAATGACACACAAACCTGCTCTTGAGGAATGTGATTCCTACTGCAGATTTCTGTAGAACATACAGGGGGGTGTGCCTTGCCAgttgtcactgctgctgctgttttccaggCTACATCTGTGAGAGGAAGGACCTGCTGGTGAATGGCTGCTGCAACGTGCACGTGCCCAGCACGAAGCTGTACAGCTGTGACAGCTGCCTGCCCAACGGCTGCTGCAGCATCTACGAGTTCTGCgtgtcctgctgcctgcagcccagcaaGGTGATGCCCTTCCTCCTGCTTTCCAGGTGTTCTCAGCTGTTGGCTCCCTCTGTGGCTAAAAGTGCTTCTTTGTGAGGAGCTTTTCCCTTAGAGGGACAGTTCCTTTTCTTGGGAGGATGAGGAAAAACTCCAAGGAGCGTATGGCAAACTATAAATAAAGCTTTAACAAAACTCATCCTTCCCACCTTATGGAGGAAATACTGGGGGCCTAGAAAAGTGTTTCAGCTTCAGGGGAATTGCATTTGCTGAAGGGAAATGGATGCAGAAGAGTTATTCCAGCCACTATTAGTTTTGTAATTGGCATTTCCCCTTTTTCTGTGAGCTCCTAGAttcttgtcctgctgctggggttCTGAGGCACGAGCCTTCCAGTGCTTGCTAGAAATCCTAAGTGGAATTGCTTACTCTACCTCTGATACCTGGGCTTTGTAGGCTGGGGTGGGCTTTGATTactccttgctgaagcagactgTTTCTGATTTTTGCCTTCTCTTTGCTGGCCACTTCAGCAACATCTCCTGGAGCGGTTCTTGAACCGGGCAGCGATTGCGTTCCAAAACCTcttcatggcagtggaagatcACTTTGAGCTGTGTCTGGCCAAGTGTAGGACTTCATCACAGGTGAGGCACCAGCACATGTCCAGGGCCCAGAAAGTGCCCTTGGGAAATGGGGCTCAATCCTGTGCATGGCTGGTATGCCGTGTTTGTGTTTTCATCAAAGCTGAAGCTAAGGCTGAGAGCCAGTCTGAAGCAAAGCATGTATTTAGAGCAGGATGAGTTCCACATTCTCTTCAGAAAAGAGGGGCTTAACTAAAAACAGAATGAGTTCAATTACCAGTGGAGATCTCAGATGAGTTCTGGGGAACATCTCATTAGGATGAAGACAGTGAGAGCTGTTCCCAGTAGCCTCAGAATGCTCCTAATTTAGTGGTACAGCTGGAGACCAACCATGTGCTGACAATCACCTGCACAGTAACTCGAAAACTATGTTgtaatttctttgtttattaAGGACACAGGTGGACTTCTGTTACCCATGTGATTTTATTAGAAGTTTTGGTCTAAGCAAGCAGTGGCCCTTTTAGAAAATGCTGTTGGCCATATCCTACAACTGCAGTATTTCAGGCAACAATAGGGATGGACTGCAAACAAAGGATAGAGTTCCAAATGTCTCCAAAGCTACTGGGATTTTTTACCCATAAAATCTGAACTTTACCTTTTGTCAAGAAAAATGCACACATCTCAAGTTGCAACTTTATTGTGCTCTGCTTGCTTAGAACATTTGATGATACTGCCTAAACagatctaattttttttaatgagttctGTTCCCACCTACTTGGATAATCTTTTGAAAAGGAGGTTCTGGTTCAACATTGCAGTGCTGTAATAGATCAGCTGGCAATGCAGAGTTCTTTGACACCAAAGGCATTCTGATGTGTAGAAGaatttgggattattttttttgcctgtaCATAAACTCTGTGCAGTTTTTCCCTCAGTGAAGGGATGCCCTGTTTCACTGTGTGTATAATTGTCAAAATTCCTCCTTTCCTGGCAGAGTGTGCAGCATGAGAACACCTACAGAGACCCAATTGCCAAATACTGCTATGGGGAGTACCCCCCAGAGCTCCTGCCTGTTTGAGAGCTGCAGGtctgagcagcagaaggaaggaaCTGGAGCCTTGAATCCCAAAGAACAAGACAGCAGCTGTTGCTTTACCCAAGCCTCTGTGTAAAAAACTTGCCTTGTATGTGGGGGCAAACCCGGAGGTGAAGAGAGGAAGTAAGGAACTTCTTCAGGACTGAATCTTGCTTTCTTCAATTTATTGTGCACCTACTTTGGAATGCTGGTACTGTGCCAGTGCATTCTTTGAATACTTCCTCTAAATGTCAGGAATCGTGGAGTCAATCTAGGCTATAGAACATCATGGGAAAAGATATCTAATGTGGCTTTGCAGCTGTAAATGAAGGTTCAGTTGTGTCTCTGCAGTCCAGAGATTTTCCTGAGGGACAGCAGTAACTGGAGGACTTTTCAGAGGGCAAAGCATGCCCACTGTGCTTCTCTCTCTGGAGCCCTTCTTGACATGCATGGCGTATGCTACATATGTAATTatgaattatttattcattttatatGGGTCACTGGCTGAAAGTATGGATGCTTTGCATAGCTAGTTGTGGATGCCTTTCAGTCCCTGCTTTGCTGTGTCAGCTAGAAGGGATAATATTAGATCCTGACTAAAGTTGgtagggcttttttttcctccttagtCTAAAGGAATTGTGTTGGGATTTGTCACTATAGTACTTATGTTCCTCTTAGTGAGTTTAAACCATTCAGAACTCCAATGGAGTTGTTCTGCCACAGTCCCAAAGCACAAGAGAATAGCAGGGATCTGCCTAGGATGGGATGTTTATTGTCTCTAAACACTTTCCTTGTTATTCTGCAGCAGTTTCCTCAAAGAGGAGTCCAGTTTGGtgagcagctctctgctgtcCACTTGCTGACAGAGAGCAGGGAAGATTTGTTTGCTTGAACTTGTTCAGGCCTTGCTATTTCAAATGTACTTCACTCCTGGTTGTGCAGGAGGCCAAAGGGTGGAGCTGAGCTCTCCACAGCACCTTTCCCAGACCTGCCTGTGCCTTCCCACACTGCTGCAGTGAAGGAGGCAGGGTGGTCTgtcagcctgctccagctccgtGGTGATTCTGACGCATCCCGAAATGTTTCACATCTGCATCTCCTTTTAGCCCTTGGAACCCCCTTGCACCAAATTTGATCTTCACCTTTGACAAACATAATAAACAGGACTCAGTTAAGAAGATAAGAATTCACTATCCCGTGCTTGCTTTACACAGTAcagtgcccagctcctgccactaTACCTCAGGTAattgggaaaggaagagggcaacCTGCGGCCAGGAGTTTAGGATAAAAGGTGGCTGGCGTTCTCTGAAATCTCGACAGAGACCCCACGGGGATATGGCGTAGTGGACTCTCTCCCTGTAATCGAATAAATTTGCAGGACTCCTCTGTTTCCTTTGTGGACACTGGCTTTTCGTAACGCGGTCTTTTCGCACATGCTGGTCACAGGAGCAGGGCAGCGGCCCGACGCGGCCACCGCGGGACCCTAACGCGGACTGAGGTAACCCGGAAGTGACGCGCGTGGTTTTGTGTTCCCTTGAGCCAATGGTAGCGCCGGCCGCCCCTCACGTGACATCAACACCCGCCCTTGGGGGGCTCTAACTGCGGCGGGGCGCGCGCGCCGCGCTGAGCAGGCGCAGTGCGGCCATGGCGGCGTTCCCGGTTCTGTGGGAATTGTGCGGGGATTCCTCATCCTGCCGCGACAAAGCGTCCCCGCAGAGTCCCCGCGGGCAcgcgtgtccctgtccccccgggaGCCGTGCAGGGGTGCGGGCTGCAGCCGGCCCAGAGCCGCGCCCGGGCCGCCGCTGGCCCTGCCCGCCCTGGGCCCGGGACGCACCACAGGAGCCGCGGTGAGGTGAGGGTTGGCCTTTATTGCTTCGATTGAGCTCTGCGGAGCCCCAGCCAGGTCGCGGTGCCGGAGCAGCCCAGGAGGGCCCCAGCCGGGCTCCTGCCGGGCTGCCCAGTGCCCGTGGGGACGCAGCGGAGGATGCTGCAGCACGAAGCGGCGCTGCCGGGCCTGCTCAAGCATGCAGAGATGGatttcccatccctgccagggctgctgcgcTCCCTGCTGAGAGAGGGACGCCAAGGAAAGCGCAGAAAGCTTCAGGTGCCCGTGCCTAGAGCCATTTGAGGGCAGGTGCCAGGGCGCAGTAATAGCCCATGCTAGAGCCATCTGAGGGCAGGTGCCAGGGCACAGTAATAGCCCATGCTAGAGCCATTtgagggcagtgccagggcgcAGTAATAGCCCATGCTAGAGCCATTtgagggcagtgccagggcgcAGTGATAGCCCATGCTAGAGCCATTtgagggcagtgccagggcgcAGTGATAGCCCATGCTAGAGCCATTTGAGGGCAGGTGCCAGGGCGCAGTGATAGCCCATGCTAGAGCCATTTGAGGGCAGGTGCCAGGGCGCAGTAATAGCCCATGCTAGAGCCATTTGAGGGCAGGTGCCAGGACGCAGTAATAGCCCATGCTAGAGCCATTTGAGGGCAGTGATAGGTGCAGTAATAGCTCATGGCTAGAGCCATCTGAGGGCAGGTG
Proteins encoded in this window:
- the SPRING1 gene encoding SREBP regulating gene protein gives rise to the protein MLPCGAVLWRRLLRKRWVLGVVFGLSLVYFISSTFKQEERMVRDRTLLQVQEHEQPIMWKVKFSSGNSSQLSNQCRNSVQGKLLITDELGYICERKDLLVNGCCNVHVPSTKLYSCDSCLPNGCCSIYEFCVSCCLQPSKQHLLERFLNRAAIAFQNLFMAVEDHFELCLAKCRTSSQSVQHENTYRDPIAKYCYGEYPPELLPV